A genomic window from Onychostoma macrolepis isolate SWU-2019 chromosome 22, ASM1243209v1, whole genome shotgun sequence includes:
- the LOC131529765 gene encoding uncharacterized protein LOC131529765, producing MFWTVLFCLWSLDAGVFGVKVTEGDSVTLNSDLTEMTDDDEIQWRFGRVKILIAEINKRADRFTVHDDVLDGRFRDRLKLNKQTGSLTITNITMKHAGPYKLQILYIRIDYIITVYARLPVPVIVSNSSQCSSSSSSSSYCSLLCSVVNVSHVTLSWYKGNSLLSSISVSDLSISLSLPLEVEYQDKNTYSCVLNNPISNQTRHLDISQLCHTCSGVFGVEVTEGESVTLNSGLTQIMDDNVIQWRFGNENTLIAEINKRGDSMTVYDDVLDGRFRDRLKLDKQTGSLTITNITTQHAGDYKLQTNKLTESFSFIVYARLSVPVISSNSSQCSSSSSSSSSQQNCSLLCSVVNVGHVTLSWYKGNSLLSSISVSDLSISLSLPLEVEYQDKNTYSCVLNNPISKQTRHLDISKLCQPCSDSVHCCGSTEAVIRLVLSALVGVATVVLLVYDIRSRRTEQDQAHIHTSGSIA from the exons atgttttggactgttttgttctgtttgtggAGTCTGGATGCTG gtgtgtttggtgttAAAGTGacggagggagattcagtcactctaaaCTCTGATCTTACTGAAATGACGGATGATGACGAGATTCAGTGGAGATTTGGACGTGTAAagattttaatagctgaaatcAATAAACGGGCCGACAGATTCACTGTACATGATGATGTTcttgatgggagattcagagacagactgaagctgaacaaacaaactggatctctgaccatcacaaacatcacaatGAAACATGCTGGACCTTATAAACTACAGATCCTCTATATAAGGATTGATTACATTATCACTGTTTACG CTCGTctgcctgttcctgtcattGTCAGTAACTCTTCACAatgttcttcatcatcatcatcatcatcatattgttcattgttgtgttcagtggtgaatgtgagtcatgtgactctctcctggtacaaaggaaacagtttattgtccagcatcagtgtgtctgatctcagcatcagtctctctctacctctggaggtggaatatcaggataaaaacacctacagctgtgtgctcaacaatcccatcagcaaccagacgagacatctggacatcagtcaACTCTGTCACACATGTTCAG gtgtgtttggtgttGAAGTGACGGAGGGAGAATCAGTCACTCTAAACTCTGGTCTTACTCAAATAATGGATGATAATGTGATTCAGTGGAGGTTTGGAAATGAAAATACTTTAATAGCTGAAATCAATAAACGGGGCGATAGCATGACTGTATATGATGATGTTcttgatgggagattcagagacagactgaagctggacaaacaaactggatctctgaccatcacaaacatcacaactcAACATGCTGGAGATTATAAACTACAGACTAACAAACTGACTGAGAGTTTCAGTTTCATTGTCTATG CTCGTCTGTCTGTTCCTGTCATCAGCAGTAACTCTTCACAatgttcttcatcatcatcatcatcctcatcacagcagaattgttcattgttgtgttcagtggtgaatgtgggtcatgtgactctctcctggtacaaaggaaacagtttattgtccagcatcagtgtgtctgatctcagcatcagtctctctctacctctggaggtggaatatcaggataaaaacacctacagctgtgtgctcaacaatcccatcagcaagCAGACGAGACATCTGGACATCAGCAAACTCTGTCAACCATGTTCAG ACTCTGTCCACTGTTGTGGTTCTACTGAAGCTGTGATCCGATTGGTCCTCTCTGCTCTGGTGGGCGTGGCTACTGTCGTTCTTCTGGTTTATGACATCAGATCCAGAAGAACTGAACAAGATCAAGCACATATTCACACATCAG GAAGCATTGCCTAA